A single window of Polaribacter sp. SA4-10 DNA harbors:
- a CDS encoding DUF3307 domain-containing protein — translation MMLFLKLFLAHLLGDFLLQPESWVKDKEENKIKSSKLYFHIAIHFALLVLFLQFDFSKYWFAIVLIIVSHYSFDLLKIYLQNKKSKRIWFFIDQFLHVLILSLASVFYTDFFFSFNDFFTDKILLLLIATLLVTYVSAIIIKIIITQWNPESKKENDDSLAKAGRYIGILERLFVFIFVITNHWEAIGFLLAAKSVFRFGDLTSSKDRKLTEYILIGTLLSFGLAILIGVLYLYTLNLL, via the coding sequence ATGATGCTCTTTCTAAAACTTTTTTTGGCACATTTATTAGGTGATTTTTTATTGCAACCAGAAAGTTGGGTAAAAGACAAAGAAGAAAACAAAATAAAATCTAGCAAACTATATTTTCATATTGCAATCCATTTTGCACTTTTAGTTCTTTTTCTTCAATTTGATTTCTCAAAATATTGGTTTGCAATAGTCCTAATTATTGTTTCTCATTATAGTTTTGATCTGCTAAAAATATATCTTCAAAATAAAAAAAGTAAACGGATTTGGTTTTTTATAGATCAGTTTTTACATGTTTTAATATTAAGTCTAGCCTCAGTGTTTTACACTGATTTTTTTTTCTCTTTTAATGATTTTTTTACAGACAAAATACTTTTATTATTAATTGCAACACTTTTAGTAACCTACGTTTCTGCAATTATCATTAAAATAATTATTACGCAATGGAATCCAGAAAGTAAAAAAGAAAATGATGACTCATTAGCAAAAGCTGGCCGTTACATTGGTATTTTAGAACGTTTATTTGTGTTCATTTTTGTAATTACAAATCACTGGGAAGCGATTGGTTTTTTATTAGCAGCAAAATCTGTTTTTAGGTTTGGAGATTTAACTTCATCAAAAGACAGAAAATTGACGGAATATATTTTAATAGGTACTTTATTAAGTTTTGGATTGGCAATCTTAATTGGAGTTCTATATTTGTATACTTTAAATTTACTTTAA
- a CDS encoding ATP-dependent helicase — translation MNNYLDSLNEAQKQAVLQKDGPMIIIAGAGSGKTRVLTYRIAHLMKQGVDSFNILSLTFTNKAAKEMKERIASVVGASEAKNLWMGTFHSVFARILRSEADKLGFPSNFTIYDSQDSVRLISSIIKEMNLDKERYKPKQILNRISSFKNSLITVRAYFNNSDLKEADLHASRPEVGNIYKEYVDRCFKAGAMDFDDLLLRTNELLARFPESLAKYQNRFRYIMVDEYQDTNHSQYLIVKALADRFQNICVVGDDSQSIYSFRGANIQNILSFQKDYPEVKTFKLEQNYRSTSTIVNAANSVIARNKTKLDKEVWTSNDAGESINVMRTISDGEEGRFVAQSIWENKMNHQLKNDQFAVLYRTNSQSRAIEDALRKKSIEYKIYGGISFYQRKEIKDILSYLRILINPNDEEALKRIINYPARGIGATTIDKLTIAANHYKKSIFDILKYIDKIDLKINSGTKTKLQNFVNMMLRLQIESQTKNAFEISEIVVKQTQLIKDLEKEGTPEAVSKVENVQELLNGIKDFITDKIEQGEDASLTTFLEDVALATDFDSNKEDDKPSVSLMTIHQSKGLEYSHVYVVGLEENLFPSAMSMSTRSELEEERRLFYVALTRAEKVAYLSYAQTRYRWGKLVDAEPSRFLEEIDDQYLHYITPKVPEPSINKFVDKSLFDDAPKGIRFQKPIQRKKVERDLAKKKEIVVPKNLKKVTQATSSSNLFDNDIAVGNIIEHERFGRGEVLSLEGKGPDKKAMIQFGTAGKKNLLLRFVKLKIIG, via the coding sequence TTGAATAACTATTTAGACTCTTTAAACGAAGCTCAAAAACAAGCTGTTTTACAGAAAGACGGACCAATGATAATTATTGCTGGTGCAGGTTCTGGTAAAACACGTGTGTTAACCTATAGAATTGCTCACTTAATGAAACAAGGCGTAGATTCTTTTAATATTTTATCGCTCACATTTACAAATAAAGCGGCAAAAGAAATGAAAGAAAGAATTGCAAGCGTTGTGGGTGCTAGTGAAGCAAAAAACCTTTGGATGGGAACTTTTCACTCCGTTTTTGCACGTATTTTACGTTCAGAAGCAGACAAGTTAGGTTTTCCATCAAACTTTACAATTTATGATTCACAAGATTCTGTAAGGCTAATTTCGTCTATCATTAAAGAAATGAATTTAGACAAAGAGCGTTATAAGCCAAAACAGATTTTAAATAGAATTTCATCGTTTAAAAATAGTTTAATTACAGTTAGAGCCTATTTTAATAATTCTGATTTAAAAGAAGCAGATTTACATGCAAGCAGGCCAGAAGTAGGGAATATTTATAAAGAATATGTAGACAGGTGTTTTAAAGCTGGTGCAATGGATTTTGATGATTTACTGTTAAGAACCAATGAATTGTTGGCTCGTTTTCCAGAATCTTTGGCAAAATATCAAAACCGATTTAGATATATAATGGTAGATGAGTATCAAGATACAAATCACTCACAATATCTTATTGTAAAGGCTTTAGCAGATCGTTTTCAGAATATTTGTGTTGTTGGAGATGATTCTCAGAGTATTTATAGTTTTAGAGGTGCAAATATTCAGAATATTTTAAGCTTTCAAAAAGATTATCCAGAAGTTAAAACCTTTAAGTTAGAACAAAATTATAGATCTACAAGTACGATTGTAAATGCTGCAAACTCTGTTATAGCAAGAAATAAAACCAAATTAGACAAAGAAGTTTGGACCAGTAATGATGCCGGTGAAAGCATTAATGTAATGCGTACAATCTCTGATGGTGAAGAAGGACGTTTTGTAGCGCAATCTATTTGGGAGAACAAAATGAATCATCAATTAAAAAATGATCAATTTGCAGTTTTGTATCGAACAAATTCGCAATCTAGAGCCATTGAAGATGCGTTACGAAAAAAGAGCATAGAATATAAAATTTATGGAGGAATTTCCTTTTATCAGCGAAAAGAAATAAAAGATATTCTTTCTTATTTGCGTATTCTAATTAATCCAAATGATGAAGAAGCGTTAAAGAGAATTATAAATTATCCAGCACGTGGAATTGGTGCAACAACTATAGATAAACTTACTATAGCTGCAAATCATTATAAAAAATCAATTTTTGATATTTTAAAATATATTGATAAAATCGATTTAAAAATAAATTCAGGAACAAAAACAAAACTGCAGAATTTTGTAAACATGATGTTGCGTTTACAAATTGAAAGCCAAACAAAAAATGCCTTCGAAATTTCTGAAATTGTTGTGAAACAAACACAATTGATTAAAGATTTAGAAAAAGAGGGAACACCAGAAGCCGTTAGTAAAGTAGAAAATGTTCAAGAATTATTAAACGGAATAAAAGATTTTATTACAGATAAAATAGAACAAGGAGAAGATGCATCTTTAACTACGTTTTTAGAAGATGTTGCATTGGCTACAGATTTTGATTCTAATAAAGAAGATGACAAGCCAAGTGTTTCTTTAATGACCATTCATCAATCTAAAGGATTAGAATATTCTCATGTTTATGTTGTTGGTTTAGAAGAAAATTTATTTCCTTCTGCAATGAGTATGAGTACAAGAAGTGAACTTGAAGAAGAACGCAGATTATTTTATGTGGCACTAACAAGAGCAGAGAAAGTTGCTTATTTAAGTTATGCACAAACACGTTACAGATGGGGTAAATTGGTAGATGCAGAACCAAGTAGGTTTTTAGAAGAAATTGATGATCAATATTTACATTATATTACTCCAAAGGTTCCAGAACCTTCTATAAATAAATTTGTAGATAAAAGTTTGTTTGATGATGCGCCAAAGGGAATTCGTTTTCAAAAACCTATTCAACGTAAAAAAGTAGAACGTGATTTAGCAAAAAAGAAAGAAATTGTTGTTCCTAAAAACTTAAAAAAAGTAACACAAGCAACTTCATCCTCAAATTTATTTGATAATGATATTGCTGTAGGTAATATTATAGAGCATGAGCGTTTTGGTAGAGGAGAAGTACTTTCTTTAGAGGGAAAAGGACCAGATAAAAAAGCGATGATTCAGTTTGGTACCGCAGGAAAGAAAAACCTTTTATTGCGTTTTGTTAAGTTGAAAATTATTGGTTGA
- a CDS encoding bifunctional aconitate hydratase 2/2-methylisocitrate dehydratase, producing MNTYKNYIKEIEERKVLGLHPKPIDGAELLSEIIEQIKDLNNEYRDASLNFFIYNVLPGTTSAAGVKAKFLKEIIIGDAVVKEITPSYAFEQLSHMKGGPSIEVLLDLALGDDAATTKKAADVLKTQVFLYEADAERLENAYKSGNEIAKDLLVSYAKAEFFTKLPEIDEEIEVVTFIAGVGDISTDLLSPGGDAHSRSDRELHGQCLFEHNKEMQNELLALQKKHPNKRVMLIAEKGTMGVGSSRMSGVNNVALWTGVKASPFVPFINIAPVIAGTNGISPIFLTTVGVTGGIGIDLKNWVKQKDAEGNTIVDKEGDAVLKQEYSVETGTVLTINTKTKKLYYGNTELKDISTALTPQKKEFIKAGGSYAVVFGKKLQTLASKILAIDVLPVYATSKEISIEGQGLTAVEKIFNKNAVGNTPGKILHAGSDTRVEVNIVGSQDTTGLMTSQELEMMAATVISPIVDGAYQSGCHTASVWDDKSKANIPRLMKFMNDFGLITARDPKGKYHAMTDVIHKVLNDITIDDWAIIIGGDSHTRMSKGVAFGADSGTVALALATGEATMPIPESVKVTFKGEMKSYMDFRDVVHATQEQMLSQYGGDNVFQGRIIEVHLGTLTADQAFTFTDWTAEMKAKASICISEDDTLIESLEIAKGRIQIMIDKGMDNKLQVLQGLIDIANNRIAEIKSGEKPALAPDANAKYYAEVVIDLDKISEPMIADPDVNNEDVSKRYTHDTIRPLSFYGGTKKVDLGFIGSCMVHKGDMKILAQMLKNIETQYGKVEFKAPLVVAPPTYNIVDELKEEGDWEVLKKYSGFEFDDNAPKGLARTKYENMLYLERPGCNLCMGNQEKAEPGDTVIATSTRLFQGRVVKDSNEKKGESLLSSTPVVVLSTILGRTPTMKEYEAAVDGILLTNFKPSQKELVS from the coding sequence ATGAACACTTATAAAAATTACATCAAAGAGATCGAAGAACGAAAGGTTCTAGGACTTCACCCAAAGCCAATTGATGGTGCTGAATTATTAAGCGAAATTATTGAGCAAATTAAGGATTTAAATAACGAGTACAGAGATGCTTCTCTTAACTTTTTCATTTATAATGTTTTACCTGGGACTACTAGTGCAGCTGGTGTAAAAGCAAAATTTTTAAAGGAGATTATTATAGGTGATGCGGTAGTAAAAGAAATTACACCTTCTTATGCTTTTGAGCAACTATCACATATGAAGGGTGGTCCTTCAATTGAGGTGTTGTTAGATTTAGCATTAGGAGATGATGCTGCTACTACTAAAAAAGCTGCGGATGTTTTAAAAACACAAGTTTTTCTTTATGAAGCAGATGCAGAGCGTTTAGAGAATGCATATAAAAGTGGTAATGAAATTGCCAAAGATCTTTTAGTGAGTTATGCTAAGGCTGAATTTTTTACAAAATTGCCTGAGATTGATGAAGAAATTGAAGTAGTAACTTTTATTGCTGGTGTAGGAGATATTTCTACAGATTTATTATCTCCAGGAGGTGATGCGCACTCTAGGTCAGATCGTGAATTACATGGTCAGTGTTTATTTGAGCACAACAAAGAAATGCAAAATGAGCTTTTAGCATTACAAAAAAAACATCCTAATAAACGTGTGATGTTAATTGCTGAAAAAGGAACAATGGGAGTTGGTTCATCTAGAATGTCTGGTGTAAACAACGTTGCATTATGGACAGGTGTTAAAGCTAGCCCATTCGTACCATTTATTAATATAGCTCCTGTAATTGCAGGAACAAACGGAATTTCTCCAATTTTCTTAACTACTGTTGGAGTAACAGGAGGTATTGGTATTGACCTTAAAAACTGGGTGAAACAAAAAGATGCTGAAGGAAATACAATTGTAGACAAAGAAGGAGATGCCGTTTTAAAGCAAGAGTACTCTGTAGAAACAGGAACCGTACTTACAATTAATACGAAGACTAAGAAATTGTATTATGGTAATACCGAATTGAAAGATATCTCTACGGCATTAACACCTCAGAAAAAAGAATTTATTAAAGCAGGAGGATCTTATGCTGTTGTATTTGGTAAAAAATTACAAACATTAGCTTCAAAAATATTAGCTATTGATGTGTTACCAGTATACGCAACTTCAAAAGAAATTTCTATTGAAGGACAAGGCCTTACAGCTGTTGAAAAAATATTCAATAAAAATGCAGTAGGAAATACTCCAGGAAAAATTTTACATGCGGGTTCTGATACTCGTGTTGAAGTAAATATTGTAGGTTCTCAAGATACTACAGGTTTAATGACTTCTCAAGAATTAGAGATGATGGCTGCCACAGTTATTTCTCCTATTGTTGATGGTGCATACCAATCAGGATGTCATACAGCTTCTGTATGGGATGATAAATCGAAAGCAAATATTCCTAGATTGATGAAGTTTATGAATGATTTTGGTTTAATTACAGCTCGTGATCCTAAAGGGAAATACCATGCAATGACCGATGTAATTCACAAGGTTTTAAATGATATTACTATTGATGATTGGGCAATTATCATAGGGGGAGATTCTCATACAAGAATGTCTAAAGGTGTTGCTTTTGGAGCAGATTCAGGTACCGTTGCACTTGCACTTGCTACAGGTGAAGCTACAATGCCTATTCCAGAATCCGTAAAAGTGACCTTTAAAGGAGAAATGAAGAGCTACATGGATTTCCGTGATGTTGTTCATGCTACTCAAGAGCAAATGCTTTCTCAATATGGTGGAGATAATGTATTTCAAGGTAGAATTATTGAAGTACATTTAGGAACACTTACTGCAGATCAAGCATTTACGTTTACAGACTGGACTGCAGAAATGAAAGCGAAAGCTTCTATCTGTATTTCTGAAGATGATACTTTAATTGAATCTTTAGAGATTGCAAAAGGTAGAATCCAGATCATGATTGATAAGGGAATGGACAATAAGTTACAAGTTCTTCAAGGATTGATTGACATTGCTAATAATAGAATTGCAGAAATTAAATCAGGTGAGAAACCTGCTTTGGCTCCAGATGCAAATGCAAAATACTACGCAGAAGTTGTTATTGATTTAGATAAGATTTCTGAGCCAATGATTGCGGATCCAGATGTAAATAACGAAGATGTTTCTAAACGTTATACACACGATACTATTAGACCATTATCTTTCTATGGCGGGACTAAAAAAGTAGATTTAGGATTCATAGGATCTTGTATGGTTCACAAAGGAGATATGAAAATTTTAGCTCAAATGTTAAAGAATATTGAAACACAATATGGTAAGGTTGAATTTAAGGCACCGTTAGTAGTTGCTCCTCCAACCTATAACATTGTTGATGAGTTAAAAGAAGAAGGTGATTGGGAAGTGTTAAAAAAGTACTCAGGATTTGAGTTTGATGATAACGCACCAAAAGGGTTAGCACGTACTAAATATGAAAACATGTTGTATTTAGAGCGTCCAGGTTGTAATCTTTGTATGGGTAATCAAGAAAAAGCAGAGCCAGGTGATACTGTAATAGCTACTTCTACTCGTTTATTTCAAGGAAGAGTTGTTAAAGATTCTAATGAGAAAAAAGGAGAATCTTTATTATCATCTACACCAGTAGTAGTATTATCTACAATTTTAGGTAGAACTCCAACTATGAAAGAATATGAAGCTGCTGTTGATGGTATTCTATTAACAAACTTTAAGCCATCTCAAAAGGAATTAGTTAGCTAA
- a CDS encoding nucleotide exchange factor GrpE → MSKKEDIKEEEINSAEETSQIEENQEVEVEVVKEEPTAEELIQAEKDKFLRLFAEFENYKKRTTRERVELFKTAGQELMTSLLPIIDDFERALTHIEEDKETEELRKGVLLISQKLYNTLEQKGLTKIETNQGDTFDAEIHEAITQIPAPSDDLKGKVIDCVEKGYKLGDKVIRYPKVVIGQ, encoded by the coding sequence ATGAGTAAGAAAGAAGATATAAAAGAAGAAGAAATAAATAGTGCAGAAGAAACTTCACAAATTGAAGAAAATCAAGAAGTTGAAGTAGAAGTTGTTAAAGAAGAACCTACAGCAGAAGAATTAATACAAGCAGAAAAAGATAAGTTTTTACGTTTATTTGCTGAATTTGAAAACTATAAAAAGAGAACAACAAGAGAAAGAGTTGAGTTGTTTAAAACTGCTGGGCAAGAATTAATGACATCTTTACTGCCAATTATTGATGATTTTGAGCGTGCTCTGACACATATAGAAGAAGACAAAGAAACGGAAGAATTAAGAAAGGGAGTCTTATTAATTTCTCAAAAATTGTATAATACACTTGAGCAAAAAGGGTTAACTAAAATTGAAACGAATCAAGGTGATACTTTTGATGCAGAAATTCATGAAGCAATTACACAAATTCCAGCTCCTTCAGACGATTTAAAAGGAAAAGTTATAGACTGTGTAGAAAAAGGGTATAAGCTAGGTGATAAAGTTATACGTTATCCAAAAGTAGTAATAGGACAGTAA
- a CDS encoding SatD family protein — protein MTSVITGDVINSRNTSNEVWLKPLKSIFKKLNAGQIYRGDSFQIEIEDASTALLTAIYIKSSLKVIKEIDVRMAIGIGSKNFEADTVNEANGEAFINSGFAFDNLLKKQTLAVKSPWNDLNEEINIGLGLGLLVMDNWTQNSAEFVKTFLEKIDFTQKEIAAHLHISQSSASERRKRAGLDEIMKLEKRFRKLIQQKNNLQ, from the coding sequence ATGACAAGTGTAATTACAGGAGACGTTATTAATTCTAGAAATACTTCTAATGAAGTTTGGCTGAAACCTTTAAAATCAATTTTCAAGAAATTAAACGCGGGTCAAATTTATAGAGGAGATAGTTTTCAAATAGAAATTGAAGATGCTTCAACAGCACTTTTAACTGCTATCTATATAAAGTCTAGTCTTAAAGTAATTAAAGAAATTGATGTTAGAATGGCAATTGGAATTGGTTCTAAAAATTTTGAAGCTGATACCGTTAATGAAGCAAATGGAGAAGCTTTTATAAATTCTGGTTTTGCTTTTGATAACTTACTCAAAAAACAAACCTTGGCTGTAAAATCTCCTTGGAATGATCTCAATGAAGAAATAAACATTGGTTTAGGTCTTGGTTTATTAGTTATGGATAATTGGACACAAAATTCTGCAGAGTTTGTAAAAACGTTTTTAGAAAAAATAGATTTTACACAAAAAGAAATTGCAGCGCATTTACATATTTCGCAAAGTAGTGCAAGCGAACGTAGAAAACGTGCAGGTTTAGATGAAATTATGAAGTTAGAAAAGCGTTTTAGAAAATTAATTCAACAAAAAAATAATCTGCAATAA
- the murA gene encoding UDP-N-acetylglucosamine 1-carboxyvinyltransferase: MASFKIEGGHKLSGTITPQGAKNEVLQILCAVLLTSERVVVNNVPDIIDVNKLIFILGELGVKVEKLSRNSYAFQADEVNLNYLESADFKRDGSSLRGSIMIVGPLLARFGRGYIPRPGGDKIGRRRLDTHFEGFIRLGAKFRYNKEEYFYGVEATEGLTGVDMLLDEASVTGTANILMASVLAKGTTKIYNAACEPYIQQLSKMLNSMGAKISGVGSNLLTVEGVKSLGGCEHTVLPDMIEIGSWIGVAVMTRSELTIKDVSWENLGQIPNVFRKLGIQLEKRGDDIYIPEQESYEIQNYIDGSVLTVADAPWPGFTPDLLSIVLVIATQAKGTVLIHQKMFESRLFFVDKLIDMGAKVILCDPHRATVIGMNFESSLKATKMTSPDIRAGISLLIAALSAKGTSIINNIEQIDRGYENIEARLKSIGAKIERIEN, encoded by the coding sequence ATGGCATCATTTAAAATTGAAGGCGGACATAAACTAAGCGGAACAATAACTCCGCAAGGAGCTAAAAACGAAGTGTTACAAATTTTGTGTGCCGTTTTATTAACATCAGAAAGAGTAGTAGTAAATAATGTTCCTGATATTATTGATGTAAACAAACTTATTTTTATTCTTGGAGAATTAGGTGTTAAAGTTGAAAAATTATCTAGAAATTCGTATGCTTTTCAAGCGGATGAAGTAAATTTAAATTATTTAGAATCTGCAGATTTTAAAAGAGACGGAAGCTCTTTACGTGGTTCTATTATGATTGTAGGTCCGTTATTAGCACGTTTTGGTCGTGGTTATATTCCACGTCCTGGAGGAGATAAAATTGGTAGAAGAAGATTAGATACGCATTTTGAAGGTTTTATTAGATTAGGGGCAAAATTTAGATATAATAAAGAAGAATATTTTTACGGAGTTGAAGCAACAGAAGGTTTAACAGGAGTAGATATGTTGTTAGATGAAGCTTCTGTTACTGGTACTGCTAATATTTTAATGGCATCCGTTTTAGCAAAAGGAACAACAAAAATATATAATGCAGCTTGTGAACCTTATATTCAACAATTATCAAAAATGTTGAATTCTATGGGAGCAAAAATCTCTGGAGTAGGTTCAAATTTATTAACTGTTGAAGGAGTAAAATCTTTAGGTGGTTGTGAGCACACCGTTTTACCGGATATGATTGAAATTGGTTCTTGGATTGGTGTTGCTGTTATGACACGATCTGAACTAACCATAAAAGATGTGAGTTGGGAAAACTTAGGACAAATACCAAATGTATTTAGAAAGCTAGGAATTCAATTAGAAAAAAGAGGAGATGATATTTACATTCCAGAACAAGAAAGTTACGAAATTCAAAACTACATAGATGGTTCTGTTTTAACAGTTGCGGACGCTCCTTGGCCTGGATTTACACCAGATTTATTGAGTATTGTTTTGGTAATTGCTACACAAGCAAAAGGAACTGTTTTAATACATCAAAAAATGTTTGAAAGTCGTTTGTTTTTTGTTGATAAATTGATTGACATGGGCGCCAAAGTTATTTTGTGTGATCCGCACAGAGCAACAGTAATTGGGATGAATTTTGAAAGTTCACTAAAAGCAACTAAGATGACTTCTCCAGATATTAGAGCAGGAATTTCTTTATTAATTGCAGCATTATCTGCAAAGGGTACAAGTATTATTAACAATATTGAGCAAATTGATAGAGGGTATGAAAACATTGAAGCTCGTCTAAAATCTATTGGAGCAAAGATTGAAAGAATAGAAAATTAA
- the dnaJ gene encoding molecular chaperone DnaJ: protein MAKQDFYEILGVSKAASQAEIKKGYRKMAIKYHPDKNPDDKNAEENFKKAAEAYEILSDDNKKARYDQYGHAGLDGPQGGGRGGFGGGGMDMDDIFSQFGDIFGGGGGGGFGGGFGGGGGQRQARVKGSNMRIRVKLTLEEIANGVEKKVKVRRKVQAEGVTYKTCTTCNGSGQQMRVTNTILGRMQTATTCGTCSGAGEIMSSNANGADSQGLIIKEETVSINIPAGVTEGVQLKVGGKGNEAPGKNSIAGDLLVLIEEVQHETLKREGTNIHYDLYVNLSEAVLGISKEVETVTGKVKIKIDAGTQSGKILRLKGKGLPSIERYGTGDFLIHINVWTPQELNKEQKQFFEQMADNENFKPSPNKYDKSFFEKVKDMFS from the coding sequence ATGGCAAAACAAGATTTTTACGAAATATTAGGAGTTTCTAAAGCTGCCTCACAAGCAGAAATAAAAAAAGGGTACAGAAAAATGGCAATTAAATATCATCCGGATAAAAATCCAGATGATAAAAATGCTGAAGAAAACTTTAAAAAAGCAGCGGAAGCTTATGAAATCCTAAGTGATGACAATAAGAAAGCACGTTATGATCAATATGGTCATGCAGGTCTTGATGGTCCTCAAGGTGGCGGTCGTGGTGGTTTTGGCGGCGGCGGTATGGATATGGATGACATTTTTAGTCAATTCGGAGATATATTCGGCGGCGGCGGAGGCGGCGGTTTTGGAGGTGGTTTTGGTGGTGGCGGAGGCCAACGTCAAGCTAGAGTTAAAGGAAGTAATATGCGTATTCGTGTAAAACTTACTTTAGAAGAAATTGCTAATGGAGTAGAGAAGAAAGTAAAAGTTAGAAGAAAAGTACAAGCAGAAGGAGTAACTTATAAAACGTGTACAACTTGTAATGGTTCTGGTCAGCAAATGCGTGTAACCAATACTATTTTAGGTAGAATGCAAACAGCTACTACGTGTGGTACTTGTTCTGGGGCAGGAGAAATAATGAGTAGTAATGCTAATGGAGCAGATTCTCAAGGTTTAATTATTAAAGAAGAGACTGTTTCAATTAATATTCCTGCAGGAGTTACAGAAGGAGTTCAATTAAAAGTAGGAGGAAAAGGGAATGAAGCACCAGGTAAAAATTCTATTGCAGGTGATTTATTAGTTTTAATTGAAGAAGTTCAGCATGAAACTTTAAAAAGAGAAGGAACAAATATTCATTATGATTTATATGTGAATTTGTCTGAAGCTGTTTTAGGAATAAGCAAAGAAGTTGAAACTGTAACAGGCAAAGTAAAGATTAAGATTGATGCAGGTACACAGTCAGGAAAAATATTAAGACTAAAAGGAAAAGGATTACCTAGCATAGAGCGATATGGAACAGGTGATTTCTTAATTCATATTAATGTTTGGACACCACAAGAATTAAATAAAGAACAAAAACAGTTTTTTGAGCAAATGGCTGATAATGAAAACTTTAAACCGAGTCCAAATAAATATGACAAATCATTTTTTGAAAAAGTGAAAGACATGTTTTCTTAA
- a CDS encoding DUF4290 domain-containing protein, with protein sequence MTFDLEYNSERPLMIIPEYGRHIQKLIDHCVALETKEERDKMAKAIVDVMGNLQPHLRDVPDFKHKLWDQLYIMADFKLDAESPYPQPSKEELQEKPEGLPYPKSASRYRYYGNNIQTMIDIALSWEEGDKKEALVFTIANHMKKCYLNWNKDTVDDAVIFKHLFDLSDGKLDLRETEEALSESKNLLRKRTTQGQSSTKTTYKKPQHSNQSKYKKR encoded by the coding sequence ATGACATTCGATTTAGAATACAATTCAGAAAGACCGTTAATGATAATTCCAGAATACGGCAGACATATACAAAAATTAATAGACCATTGTGTAGCTTTAGAAACTAAAGAAGAACGAGATAAAATGGCCAAAGCTATTGTAGATGTAATGGGGAATTTACAACCTCATTTACGTGATGTTCCAGATTTTAAGCACAAATTATGGGATCAGCTATATATCATGGCAGATTTTAAATTAGATGCAGAATCTCCTTATCCACAGCCTTCAAAAGAAGAGTTACAAGAAAAACCAGAAGGTTTACCTTATCCAAAATCTGCATCTAGATATCGTTATTATGGTAATAATATTCAAACCATGATAGATATTGCTTTAAGTTGGGAAGAAGGTGATAAAAAAGAAGCATTGGTTTTTACAATTGCAAATCACATGAAAAAATGTTATTTGAATTGGAATAAAGATACTGTAGATGATGCTGTTATTTTTAAACATTTATTTGATTTATCTGATGGTAAATTAGATTTAAGAGAAACAGAGGAAGCGCTTTCTGAAAGTAAAAACTTACTTAGAAAAAGAACGACTCAGGGTCAGAGTAGCACAAAGACTACTTATAAAAAACCACAGCATAGTAATCAGAGTAAATACAAAAAAAGATAA